One genomic region from Cydia amplana chromosome Z, ilCydAmpl1.1, whole genome shotgun sequence encodes:
- the LOC134660874 gene encoding uncharacterized protein LOC134660874 — translation MISTHGSQVHRDADSFFRDPVQQRSQLVYAKETRERQVFMEDLREYRRQLEKQAMKAMRKLVGPRWYQALSVLQREALDGLESSVYQDLLEGRPTRTSRIIHRLGVFPPPKPMDLMDANFYGVDDPKKMLAHLYFLFYGHSIEGKRNRYCFNAKLILSAIYYLGLKNLIELLREKFKPDQNVAPTPPKPKPKRQPSPPSPYLERSIVPLWYPASPKKFTPPPLPNLDEINEPYVDNNEYRVRVKPPPPPPSPPPPKRIPRAICDELAGVINIAPSQVTAVTMKTTMSQRKHQNHNVTLEVKKKSYGICITRPVPKNCRRKLKPPTTGVNNGQYLIQGVYTVGRRTVFVVGSVSILPAEGDLIHGGFTQCPTGYMNIHLGFRGHPAQSPPDPCDCNEKWQNKILKYVTESKCYCAHNYDYGNEGTFPPEELPYFQKPTADAPYQFNYHTIFDIDGKQLLVKKEVKKILEGDSVIGSKKDLVVKKKEKKRSSKTCLGQNPKPSQYLKCALRVLRGVNVAARLPDVHLAPELVAWMRRRIAGPPGPDQREAYLRQTRRLHCMLNNVAPKMYGPLFARNHTEFRGASTWTHKLTFNDRFNKYSCEYRRQLFKCFANINNMFWRIMFLPEFPDKKFREIFFSYMYATSDDLVLMRPYATYEAHDRMLRLLSRRIICLPKGYEPPQ, via the coding sequence ATGATTAGCACACATGGGAGCCAAGTTCACCGAGATGCGGACTCGTTCTTCCGCGACCCCGTGCAGCAGCGCTCGCAGCTCGTGTACGCCAAGGAGACCCGCGAGCGACAAGTCTTCATGGAAGACCTAAGAGAATATCGGCGGCAGCTTGAAAAACAAGCCATGAAGGCCATGAGAAAACTAGTCGGCCCGCGCTGGTACCAAGCACTCAGTGTACTGCAAAGAGAGGCACTCGATGGGTTAGAGTCGTCAGTTTACCAGGATTTACTTGAAGGGCGGCCCACTAGGACATCCCGCATAATCCATAGACTCGGTGTCTTTCCACCCCCAAAACCCATGGACTTGATGGATGCGAACTTCTACGGAGTTGATGACCCGAAAAAAATGTTGGCGCATTTATATTTCCTGTTCTACGGCCACTCGATCGAGGGAAAGCGGAATCGTTACTGTTTTAATGCCAAGCTAATTTTATCGGCTATATATTATTTGGGTTTAAAAAATTTGATCGAATTGTTGCGAGAAAAATTTAAACCAGATCAAAATGTGGCACCAACGCCACCAAAGCCAAAGCCTAAACGCCAACCGTCCCCTCCTTCTCCGTACCTGGAGAGATCCATAGTACCGTTATGGTATCCTGCTAGCCCCAAAAAGTTTACACCTCCTCCCCTGCCTAACTTAGATGAGATCAACGAACCATATGTGGACAACAACGAATACAGAGTTCGAGTAAAGCCACCGCCGCCTCCACCTTCACCGCCTCCCCCAAAACGCATTCCACGAGCAATTTGTGACGAATTGGCAGGCGTAATTAATATCGCGCCGAGCCAGGTGACCGCTGTTACGATGAAGACTACGATGAGTCAACGAAAGCATCAGAATCATAATGTGACACTTGAAGTTAAAAAGAAAAGTTATGGAATATGCATAACGCGTCCGGTACCCAAAAATTGCCGTCGCAAGCTTAAACCTCCTACGACTGGCGTAAACAACGGTCAGTACTTAATACAAGGAGTGTATACAGTTGGCCGGCGGACGGTATTCGTGGTTGGTAGCGTTTCTATACTGCCCGCAGAGGGCGACCTTATACACGGAGGATTCACGCAGTGTCCTACCGGCTACATGAACATACATCTCGGGTTCCGTGGCCACCCGGCACAATCTCCACCTGATCCATGCGACTGCAATGAAAAATGGCAGAACAAAATACTAAAATACGTCACAGAAAGCAAATGCTACTGCGCCCACAATTACGACTACGGCAACGAGGGCACTTTCCCACCGGAAGAGCTTCCTTATTTCCAAAAGCCGACGGCGGATGCACCGTATCAATTTAACTACCACACAATATTTGACATAGATGGAAAGCAGCTGTTAGTCAAAAAAGAAGTGAAAAAGATTCTGGAGGGGGATAGCGTGATAGGTTCAAAGAAAGATCTAGTAGtcaaaaagaaagaaaagaagAGGTCATCAAAGACATGTTTGGGTCAGAATCCGAAGCCCTCGCAGTATCTGAAGTGCGCCCTGCGAGTGCTGCGAGGCGTGAACGTGGCGGCGCGGCTGCCCGACGTGCACCTGGCGCCCGAGCTGGTGGCGTGGATGCGGCGCCGCATCGCCGGCCCGCCGGGCCCCGATCAGCGCGAGGCCTACCTGCGCCAGACCCGCAGACTGCACTGCATGCTCAACAACGTCGCGCCCAAGATGTACGGGCCCCTCTTTGCAAGGAACCACACCGAGTTCCGGGGCGCTTCTACCTGGACCCACAAGTTAACATTCAATGACAGATTTAATAAATACTCGTGCGAATACAGACGACAACTGTTCAAATGTTTCGccaatataaataatatgttcTGGCGGATCATGTTCCTCCCGGAGTTTCCCGACAAGAAGTTCCGCGAGATATTCTTTTCGTATATGTACGCGACGTCAGACGACTTGGTGCTGATGCGGCCGTACGCCACGTACGAGGCCCACGACCGCATGTTGCGCCTCCTGAGCCGGCGCATCATCTGCCTGCCCAAAGGCTACGAGCCGCCGCAGTGA